In Marinicella rhabdoformis, a genomic segment contains:
- a CDS encoding acyl-CoA desaturase: protein MLNFILNWFDNEKAADHQKTDEGHRIDLSRIIPFIAMHVACLAVFYVGYSHAALIVMVVSYVLRMFAITAFFHRFFSHKAFKTFRWVQVTFAVIGTTATQRGPLWWAAHHRRHHSHADTEADVHTPSKGFWESHVLWFLRKQNFQTDHSQVKDLAKVKSLYWIDRYDMVFPVLYGALLYVVGSWVATSFPSLGTSGGQFLVWGYFISTVLLAHVTFSINSLAHLIGTRDYRTKDDSRNNFVLAILTLGEGWHNNHHCAPGSIKQGFKPWQIDLSFYALKLMEWCGLIWDVKYPNQQLLNNKLIKVNP, encoded by the coding sequence ATGTTAAATTTTATTCTCAATTGGTTCGACAACGAAAAAGCGGCTGATCATCAAAAGACAGATGAAGGTCATCGCATAGATTTGAGTCGCATCATCCCTTTTATAGCCATGCACGTGGCATGTTTGGCGGTTTTTTATGTCGGCTACTCGCATGCCGCGTTGATCGTTATGGTTGTTTCTTATGTGTTGAGGATGTTTGCTATAACCGCATTTTTTCATCGTTTCTTTTCTCACAAGGCCTTCAAAACTTTCCGCTGGGTTCAAGTCACCTTTGCTGTTATTGGTACTACTGCCACACAAAGGGGACCATTGTGGTGGGCTGCACACCACCGACGTCATCACAGTCATGCTGATACAGAAGCAGATGTGCACACGCCCAGTAAAGGATTTTGGGAAAGTCACGTTTTGTGGTTTTTGCGTAAACAGAATTTTCAAACTGATCACAGCCAAGTGAAGGATTTAGCGAAAGTTAAATCATTGTATTGGATTGACCGCTACGACATGGTGTTTCCTGTGTTGTACGGTGCGTTGTTATATGTGGTCGGTAGTTGGGTGGCAACAAGTTTTCCAAGTCTCGGTACAAGCGGCGGTCAGTTCTTGGTTTGGGGTTATTTTATTTCAACAGTTTTACTGGCGCATGTGACATTTTCGATTAACTCACTGGCGCATTTAATCGGAACCAGAGACTACCGGACCAAAGACGACAGCAGGAATAACTTTGTTTTGGCGATATTAACCTTGGGTGAAGGGTGGCACAACAACCACCATTGTGCACCGGGTTCAATCAAACAAGGTTTTAAACCCTGGCAAATAGACCTGTCATTTTATGCATTAAAGTTGATGGAATGGTGCGGTTTAATCTGGGACGTGAAATACCCCAATCAACAATTACTCAACAATAAACTCATCAAGGTGAATCCATGA
- a CDS encoding nucleotidyltransferase family protein encodes MSQRVKEWVVNDVMRMRVLTSVCQMDMPQAYVAAGFVRNMVWDHLHNKSVPTPLNDVDVIYFDPHEVEERRYLKCEHDLKILMPGVNWQVRNQALMHLRNGDRPYKDVVDAMCYWPEKETAIAIRLLNNGQLECVSAFGFDSLFDLKLTHNPKRSKGVFKNRIQSKGWLSKWSKLDVVMN; translated from the coding sequence TTGTCACAACGTGTTAAAGAGTGGGTTGTGAATGATGTGATGAGGATGAGGGTATTGACTTCTGTCTGTCAAATGGACATGCCACAAGCTTATGTGGCAGCTGGATTTGTTCGTAATATGGTTTGGGATCATTTGCACAACAAATCAGTGCCAACGCCGCTGAATGATGTCGATGTGATTTATTTTGACCCTCACGAGGTGGAAGAACGGCGTTACCTGAAATGCGAACATGACTTGAAGATACTGATGCCGGGTGTAAATTGGCAGGTTCGTAACCAAGCTTTAATGCACCTCAGGAATGGTGACCGGCCTTATAAAGACGTTGTTGATGCCATGTGTTATTGGCCTGAGAAAGAGACGGCCATTGCAATACGTTTATTGAATAATGGCCAACTGGAATGTGTTTCAGCATTTGGCTTTGACTCCCTGTTCGATCTGAAATTGACACACAACCCTAAGCGTTCAAAGGGCGTGTTTAAAAACCGCATTCAATCAAAAGGCTGGTTATCGAAATGGTCAAAGTTAGATGTGGTTATGAATTGA
- a CDS encoding DEAD/DEAH box helicase: MSETQPTGTFNDLGLSDAVLKAVQESGYEQPSPIQAESIPAILSGKDVLGQAQTGTGKTAAFALPILSNLDMSAKGVQVMVLTPTRELAIQVAEAFQSYAKHIDGFHVLPIYGGQSYDIQLRQLKRGVQVVVGTPGRVMDHMRRKTLKLDSLTSLVLDEADEMLRMGFIDDVDWILSHTPKTRQIALFSATMPKEVKKVAVNHLNKPVDIKIANKTATAKNINQRYWMVSGLKKMEALTRVLEVEEFDGVIIFVRTKMATEELAEKLQARGFSAEALNGDIVQKQRERLVAKLKNGSIDIIIGTDVVARGLDVERISHVINYDIPYDTESYVHRIGRTGRAGRSGEAILFISRREQRMLRQIEKATKQDIKPMNIPTVDDINQNRTQRFKNQIMETLVAKDISFYQNLINEMQHENEFEFKNIAAALAYMLHGDKGLLLTETKGEKHSRDSNRRDDYDANDRGSDRFGDKRGERRSRSSEAVDKEPQPLKAHPEIPMERYQLDVGRKHGVNPSNIVGMIANEADLDREYIGMIELYDDISTVDLPSDMPAEILKILKNARVCGRKSFIAPVGKGEKRDGGYGGSHSEPSKKRFDKKAPNRNRKRFDKGGKGSAGKGKSKNFKRK, translated from the coding sequence ATGTCTGAAACACAACCTACAGGTACATTTAACGACCTGGGCCTGTCTGATGCTGTCTTAAAAGCAGTCCAAGAAAGCGGTTACGAACAACCATCTCCAATTCAAGCGGAAAGTATTCCAGCCATTCTGTCAGGTAAAGACGTACTTGGCCAAGCACAAACAGGTACCGGTAAAACAGCGGCATTTGCTTTACCCATTTTGTCAAACTTAGACATGAGTGCCAAAGGTGTTCAAGTGATGGTGTTGACACCGACACGTGAGTTGGCGATTCAAGTGGCCGAAGCTTTTCAAAGCTATGCAAAACACATTGATGGTTTTCATGTCTTGCCTATTTACGGTGGTCAAAGTTATGACATCCAGTTAAGACAATTGAAACGTGGCGTACAAGTGGTTGTTGGTACACCCGGCCGTGTGATGGATCACATGCGCCGCAAAACGTTGAAGTTAGACAGTTTGACTTCATTGGTTTTGGATGAAGCCGATGAAATGTTACGTATGGGTTTTATCGATGATGTCGATTGGATTTTGAGTCACACGCCAAAAACGCGTCAAATCGCTTTGTTCTCGGCTACCATGCCAAAAGAAGTGAAAAAAGTGGCGGTTAACCACTTAAATAAGCCTGTTGATATTAAGATTGCCAACAAAACAGCAACAGCGAAAAACATCAATCAACGCTACTGGATGGTCAGCGGTTTGAAGAAGATGGAAGCTTTGACCCGTGTTTTAGAAGTTGAAGAATTTGATGGTGTTATCATCTTTGTGCGCACCAAAATGGCGACTGAAGAGTTGGCTGAAAAATTACAAGCCCGTGGATTCTCGGCAGAAGCGCTGAACGGCGACATTGTGCAAAAACAAAGAGAGCGTTTGGTTGCTAAATTGAAAAACGGTTCGATCGATATCATCATCGGTACAGACGTTGTGGCACGTGGATTGGACGTAGAGCGTATCAGTCACGTGATCAATTACGACATCCCTTATGACACTGAGTCTTACGTACACAGGATTGGTCGTACCGGTCGTGCTGGCCGTTCTGGTGAAGCTATTTTGTTTATCTCACGCCGTGAACAACGCATGTTGAGACAAATTGAGAAAGCCACCAAGCAAGACATCAAACCGATGAATATCCCGACTGTGGATGACATCAATCAAAATCGCACCCAGCGTTTCAAGAATCAAATCATGGAAACCTTGGTGGCCAAAGACATCAGCTTTTACCAAAACCTGATCAATGAAATGCAGCATGAGAATGAGTTTGAATTCAAAAACATAGCCGCTGCTTTGGCATACATGTTACATGGTGATAAAGGTTTGTTATTAACAGAAACCAAAGGTGAGAAACACAGCCGTGATTCAAACCGCAGGGATGATTATGATGCCAATGACCGAGGAAGTGACCGTTTTGGTGACAAGCGCGGAGAGCGTCGCAGCCGTTCATCAGAAGCTGTAGATAAAGAGCCACAACCTTTAAAAGCGCATCCTGAGATTCCAATGGAAAGGTATCAGTTGGATGTGGGTAGAAAGCACGGTGTGAATCCGAGTAACATCGTAGGCATGATTGCCAACGAAGCAGATTTAGACCGTGAATACATTGGCATGATTGAATTGTATGATGACATTTCAACAGTTGATTTACCATCAGATATGCCGGCTGAAATTTTAAAGATACTAAAAAATGCCAGAGTCTGCGGACGAAAAAGCTTTATTGCACCCGTAGGTAAAGGAGAAAAGCGTGATGGTGGATATGGCGGCAGTCATTCAGAGCCAAGCAAAAAACGATTTGATAAAAAAGCACCGAATAGAAACCGCAAGCGTTTCGACAAAGGTGGTAAAGGCAGTGCTGGTAAAGGCAAGTCCAAGAATTTTAAACGCAAATAA
- a CDS encoding NAD(P)/FAD-dependent oxidoreductase: MKVAIIGGGISGMMAAERLNGHADYVLYEQADCLGGHANTENVVVEGKNVSVDTGFIVFNESNYPHFTDMLKRYGVKYKDTDMSFSVANRVTGLEYNATNLNTLFCQRKNLFNPRFWRMIKDILKFYKQAPVLLKDGTDLSVFDYFKQDNYSEYFIQNHILPMISALWSGDFETVKSYPLNHMLRFMDNHNMLQVKERPQWKTIDGGSRQYVNALAKGLKGEVRCGEAVLSVSRSTNQVIVQTASQSEVFDKIILASHSDQALSLLSQPTDAERFALGYKKYTKNRVDLHTDGRIMPNSKKAWASWHVNVGQSESSVCTANYYMNLLQGLDVTTPVIVSLNQSDLIDQEKILKTHTYWHPVYDENTSGTQEVLSQIQGMNHTYYCGAYHGWGFHEDGAKSGVLAAEMLLDSVSLGKKIARRQVA, from the coding sequence ATGAAAGTAGCAATCATAGGTGGCGGTATTTCAGGCATGATGGCAGCAGAACGATTGAATGGTCATGCCGATTATGTTCTGTATGAACAAGCAGATTGTTTGGGCGGTCACGCCAACACAGAAAACGTGGTTGTGGAAGGGAAGAATGTCTCAGTAGACACGGGCTTTATTGTCTTTAACGAATCTAACTACCCCCACTTCACCGACATGCTTAAACGCTATGGTGTGAAGTATAAGGACACAGACATGAGCTTTTCTGTTGCTAATCGAGTGACGGGATTGGAGTACAACGCCACAAACCTGAACACCTTATTTTGTCAAAGAAAAAACCTATTTAACCCCAGGTTTTGGCGAATGATAAAGGACATCTTGAAATTTTATAAACAAGCTCCTGTTTTATTAAAAGATGGCACTGATTTGTCAGTGTTTGATTATTTCAAGCAGGATAATTACAGTGAATATTTTATTCAAAACCACATTTTGCCGATGATCAGCGCCCTGTGGTCTGGTGATTTTGAAACTGTCAAATCATACCCTTTAAATCACATGTTGCGTTTTATGGATAATCACAACATGCTTCAAGTAAAGGAGCGACCTCAATGGAAAACCATAGACGGTGGATCAAGGCAATATGTGAATGCTTTGGCTAAGGGATTGAAAGGTGAAGTCAGGTGTGGTGAAGCTGTTTTGTCAGTATCCAGAAGCACAAACCAAGTCATTGTGCAAACGGCATCACAAAGTGAAGTATTTGATAAAATCATATTAGCTTCACATTCTGATCAAGCGTTGTCATTGTTGTCGCAACCCACTGATGCTGAGCGTTTTGCATTAGGATACAAAAAGTACACAAAAAATCGAGTGGACTTACACACCGATGGACGCATCATGCCCAACAGTAAAAAAGCATGGGCCAGCTGGCATGTCAATGTGGGTCAAAGTGAATCTTCAGTTTGCACAGCCAATTACTATATGAATTTATTACAGGGTTTGGATGTGACTACTCCGGTGATTGTCAGTTTGAATCAAAGCGATTTGATCGATCAAGAAAAAATCTTAAAAACCCACACTTATTGGCACCCTGTTTATGATGAAAACACATCAGGTACACAAGAAGTGTTGTCACAAATTCAAGGCATGAACCACACTTACTATTGCGGAGCTTATCATGGTTGGGGTTTTCATGAAGACGGCGCCAAAAGTGGTGTTTTGGCCGCTGAGATGTTGCTGGATTCAGTAAGTCTAGGAAAAAAAATCGCAAGAAGGCAAGTCGCATGA
- the metF gene encoding methylenetetrahydrofolate reductase [NAD(P)H] has translation MNKPNFGLSFEFFPPKTAEQKAALLATQTKLRALSPEFFSVTFGAGGSTIGATAETVLELNTHDTPKVIPHLSCMGGTPDEIKALLQQYIDNGITEILALRGDVPSGMGSVGYFRYANELIEFIHKTYPGVFKITVGCYPEVHPETLTFETEIKYFKQKVDAGVDRAITQFFFNPDAYFNFVEHCEKAGIETPITPGIMPITNFANINRFCGFCGTDMPRWLKYKLQSYGDDRRSMQQFGTEFTIKLCQQLLDQGVPGIHFYTLNRSKATLDVVKGLS, from the coding sequence ATGAATAAGCCAAATTTTGGACTCAGCTTTGAATTCTTTCCGCCAAAAACAGCAGAGCAAAAAGCAGCCTTATTGGCCACTCAGACCAAACTTCGGGCACTAAGCCCTGAATTCTTTTCGGTGACTTTTGGAGCGGGTGGTTCAACCATAGGTGCCACGGCAGAAACTGTGTTGGAATTAAATACACATGATACGCCTAAAGTGATTCCACACTTGTCATGCATGGGCGGAACACCGGACGAAATCAAGGCCCTGTTGCAACAGTACATAGATAATGGCATTACTGAAATTCTGGCCCTGCGTGGCGATGTGCCTTCAGGCATGGGCTCGGTAGGTTATTTTCGCTATGCCAACGAATTGATTGAATTCATTCACAAAACGTATCCTGGTGTATTTAAAATTACAGTAGGGTGTTATCCTGAAGTGCATCCTGAAACATTGACTTTTGAAACTGAAATCAAGTATTTCAAACAAAAAGTCGATGCCGGTGTCGATCGTGCCATTACCCAGTTTTTCTTTAATCCAGATGCTTATTTTAATTTTGTCGAACATTGTGAAAAAGCAGGCATAGAAACACCCATCACACCGGGCATCATGCCAATCACTAATTTTGCCAACATCAATAGGTTTTGTGGCTTCTGTGGTACTGATATGCCGCGTTGGTTGAAATACAAGTTGCAAAGCTACGGTGATGACCGGCGCTCCATGCAGCAATTTGGTACAGAATTTACCATTAAGCTTTGTCAACAGCTGCTTGACCAAGGTGTGCCAGGAATCCATTTTTATACCTTGAATCGTTCTAAGGCGACCTTGGACGTGGTCAAGGGATTGTCCTGA
- a CDS encoding DUF1365 domain-containing protein: MKTGKAVGTIFHGRLKPRKHQFTYKMHWHLIELNDIAKWSTLSNKHRHNRWSVYSLYDKDYVDDSSKSINKKIRHYLTNQGTVNYDRIVLMTHPRYFGFSFNSVSFYFCYKDRQGKDELVAIVSEINNTPWGEKQLYCHDVSALKDSKELTFAFKKQFHISPFVPMDIDYVWTFLVNEDAIDVDMRLYRENVLMMRVSLNTQIQTATSPKWFDFGIGQAVKMWSAIYWQATKLWFKKVPVFDHPNTKNNEETTHPRKYNE, translated from the coding sequence ATGAAGACAGGCAAAGCGGTTGGCACCATTTTTCATGGTAGGCTCAAACCAAGAAAACACCAGTTTACATACAAAATGCATTGGCACCTGATTGAGCTCAATGACATAGCCAAGTGGTCAACGCTCAGTAACAAGCACAGACACAATCGCTGGTCGGTATATTCTTTGTATGACAAAGATTATGTTGATGATTCGTCGAAAAGTATCAATAAAAAAATCAGGCATTATTTAACTAACCAAGGCACAGTCAATTATGACCGCATTGTCTTAATGACGCACCCTCGATACTTCGGCTTTTCATTTAACTCTGTGAGCTTTTATTTTTGCTATAAGGATCGACAAGGCAAAGATGAATTGGTTGCCATTGTTTCTGAGATTAACAACACACCTTGGGGTGAAAAGCAGCTTTATTGTCATGATGTTTCGGCGTTGAAAGATTCAAAGGAACTGACATTTGCCTTTAAAAAGCAGTTTCATATTTCTCCTTTTGTACCCATGGATATTGATTATGTTTGGACCTTTCTGGTTAACGAGGATGCGATTGATGTAGATATGCGCCTTTATCGAGAAAATGTGCTGATGATGCGGGTGAGTCTAAACACTCAAATTCAAACTGCCACCTCACCTAAGTGGTTTGATTTTGGCATCGGCCAAGCCGTTAAAATGTGGTCTGCCATTTATTGGCAAGCCACCAAACTTTGGTTCAAGAAGGTACCTGTTTTTGATCACCCGAACACTAAAAACAATGAAGAAACCACCCACCCGAGAAAATACAATGAATGA
- a CDS encoding nuclear transport factor 2 family protein, protein MKTLIILTLIAVVLIACTRSPNLKLNRSESAYKSVISNYPATSTADAKTRFESVFKNFHIDATEQNIRALYADKFHFNDTFVIMNDIEDLVPHMIKTAKNVEITTVDIHEVIKTETDYYLKWTMHMKFTAVGKNIDSLSMGMSQLRFNEQGKVIFHQDYWDGSENLYEHLPLIGRFVKKIKSQL, encoded by the coding sequence ATGAAAACACTCATTATTTTAACTTTAATCGCTGTTGTCTTAATTGCATGTACTCGATCTCCAAACTTAAAGCTCAATCGCTCTGAATCGGCTTATAAGTCTGTGATTTCCAATTACCCTGCGACAAGCACAGCTGATGCCAAAACGCGCTTTGAATCTGTGTTTAAAAACTTCCATATCGATGCCACAGAGCAAAACATTCGCGCCTTGTATGCCGACAAGTTTCACTTCAATGACACTTTTGTCATCATGAATGACATTGAAGACTTGGTGCCACACATGATCAAAACTGCTAAAAATGTTGAAATCACCACAGTTGATATCCATGAAGTCATCAAAACTGAAACCGATTATTACTTAAAATGGACCATGCACATGAAATTTACAGCCGTGGGTAAGAACATCGATTCTCTATCTATGGGCATGAGTCAATTGCGTTTCAATGAACAAGGTAAAGTCATATTCCATCAAGATTATTGGGATGGTTCCGAAAACCTTTACGAGCACTTACCTTTGATTGGGCGGTTTGTTAAAAAAATAAAGTCACAACTTTAA
- a CDS encoding DUF523 and DUF1722 domain-containing protein: MSKKITLGISSCLLGKSVRFNGSHKRSAYCVEELSEWFDYKPVCPEVEIGMGIPREPIRLVQQGDDIRVKNVTDHSNDFTDDLVALADKRVADFADLDGFIFMQKSPSCGLFGVKVYNENGMPGPDPDQGAFAKRIQKAYPLMPMEEAGRLNDAVLRENFLTRVFAHAEWKEDVLAKPLPKSLVAFHTKYKYLLQVRSEKHYRELGQLVAKAGSEPFDELSSAYFALFMFALSQRAVPGDHVNVMQHMLGFIKNDLDHASKHSILNLIDLYQNGDVELLVPLTLLKHYIEKFNVEYLINQKYLSPFPQSFDQFNQAQFKNKYFIS, from the coding sequence ATGAGTAAAAAAATAACACTGGGAATCAGTTCCTGTCTATTAGGAAAAAGTGTCAGGTTTAATGGATCACACAAACGTTCGGCTTATTGTGTTGAGGAATTGTCTGAATGGTTTGATTACAAACCGGTTTGTCCAGAAGTGGAAATTGGTATGGGCATTCCTCGAGAACCCATCAGGTTAGTCCAACAAGGAGATGACATCAGGGTTAAAAATGTGACTGATCACAGCAATGACTTTACTGATGATTTGGTGGCGCTGGCTGACAAAAGAGTTGCAGATTTTGCAGATTTAGATGGTTTTATTTTTATGCAAAAATCACCCAGCTGCGGATTGTTCGGTGTCAAAGTCTATAACGAAAACGGCATGCCGGGGCCTGATCCTGACCAAGGTGCATTTGCTAAGCGAATACAAAAAGCCTACCCGCTGATGCCTATGGAAGAAGCAGGGCGGTTGAATGATGCGGTGCTGCGTGAAAACTTTTTGACACGTGTTTTTGCCCATGCTGAATGGAAAGAAGACGTTTTGGCTAAGCCTTTGCCTAAATCATTGGTGGCATTCCATACCAAATACAAATACCTACTACAAGTGCGCTCTGAAAAGCACTACAGGGAGTTAGGACAGTTGGTAGCTAAAGCAGGCAGCGAACCATTTGATGAACTGTCAAGTGCGTACTTTGCTTTGTTTATGTTTGCCCTGTCTCAAAGGGCGGTTCCGGGTGATCATGTCAATGTCATGCAGCACATGCTGGGCTTTATAAAAAATGATTTGGATCACGCCAGTAAACACAGCATATTGAATTTGATAGATTTGTACCAGAATGGCGATGTGGAATTGTTGGTGCCGCTCACTTTGTTAAAACATTATATAGAAAAATTCAATGTTGAATATTTAATCAATCAAAAGTATTTATCTCCCTTTCCACAATCATTTGATCAATTCAATCAGGCTCAATTTAAAAATAAATACTTTATCAGTTGA
- a CDS encoding SIMPL domain-containing protein — protein MMNQKNSKGGAFILGVFICLGLVGLGYLLGQSALSYKQLDRSVTVKGLSEREFKADVVIWPIKFNVASNDLTELYGAIDSQTAQIKSFLTEHGVNAEEISTSTPTITDKSAQQYGGNQQAPFRFTATLTVTVYSHQIDAVREVMGSLSDLGKQGIVLAGDQYDSQTEYLFTRLNEVKPEMIEEATRKAREVADKFAKDSSSLLGKIKKASQGQFSISARDKNNPHIKKVRVVSTVSYYLSD, from the coding sequence ATGATGAATCAGAAAAACAGTAAAGGTGGTGCTTTTATCTTGGGCGTATTCATTTGCTTAGGATTGGTGGGATTGGGGTATTTGTTAGGACAATCGGCATTAAGTTACAAACAATTAGATCGCAGTGTCACTGTTAAAGGATTGTCTGAACGTGAATTCAAAGCTGATGTTGTTATTTGGCCAATTAAATTCAATGTGGCCAGCAATGACCTGACAGAATTATATGGTGCCATCGATTCACAAACGGCTCAAATTAAATCGTTTTTGACTGAGCATGGTGTGAATGCGGAAGAAATCAGTACTTCAACACCGACGATAACAGACAAGTCAGCACAACAATATGGTGGCAACCAGCAAGCACCTTTTAGGTTCACTGCGACACTGACTGTTACAGTTTATTCACATCAAATCGATGCTGTCAGAGAGGTAATGGGTTCGTTATCTGACTTGGGTAAGCAAGGTATCGTTTTGGCAGGTGACCAATATGACAGTCAAACAGAATACCTGTTCACCCGATTGAATGAAGTCAAACCTGAAATGATTGAAGAAGCGACCCGCAAAGCGCGTGAAGTGGCTGATAAGTTTGCTAAAGATTCGAGTAGTTTGTTGGGGAAAATCAAGAAAGCATCACAAGGACAGTTCAGTATTTCAGCCCGTGACAAGAACAACCCGCACATCAAGAAAGTGCGAGTGGTTTCTACTGTCAGCTATTATTTGTCCGATTAA
- a CDS encoding SAM-dependent methyltransferase — protein sequence MNDTEIMINNKVKTSWFMSQVKKKVLAEFHKISGAQLTLTDGHEVHVFGGDGLMAEIVVNDPAFYLDIAMHGSVGAAESYALGRWDSSSLTDVIRMFVVNRALTDGMEGGAAWFKNQFLKLGHFFNKNSLSGSKKNIANHYDLGNDLFKLFLDNNMMYSSAVFCSKEESLEQASVRKLKIICEKLDLKSTDKVIEIGTGWGGFAIYAAQYYGCHVTTTTISDEQHAYVKARIDQLGLSSQITLLKQDYRALEGRFDKLVSIEMIEAVGHQFLDCYTKKINALLKPDGLALIQAITIEDSRYHQALKSVDFIKKHIFPGSFIPCVSAIVSSFAQTADLKLVNLEDFGESYATTLHHWSARFKNQKEKITALGYDEYFQRMWLFYFAYCEGGFLERAISDVHVLMAGPKNRRAPILAIQ from the coding sequence ATGAATGACACAGAAATCATGATTAATAACAAGGTAAAAACCAGTTGGTTTATGTCGCAGGTTAAAAAGAAAGTGTTGGCCGAATTTCACAAAATTTCAGGTGCACAACTCACGTTAACAGATGGACATGAAGTTCATGTGTTTGGTGGTGATGGATTGATGGCAGAAATTGTTGTCAATGACCCTGCTTTTTATTTGGATATAGCCATGCATGGCAGTGTCGGTGCCGCAGAGTCTTATGCTTTGGGGCGTTGGGACAGTTCAAGTTTGACAGATGTAATCAGGATGTTTGTGGTTAACCGTGCTTTAACCGATGGAATGGAAGGCGGTGCGGCTTGGTTTAAAAATCAATTTTTAAAGTTGGGTCATTTTTTCAATAAAAACAGCCTGTCAGGCAGTAAAAAGAACATTGCAAATCACTATGATCTGGGGAACGATTTATTCAAATTGTTTTTAGATAACAACATGATGTACTCATCGGCGGTGTTTTGTTCAAAAGAAGAAAGTTTAGAGCAAGCCAGTGTCAGAAAATTAAAAATTATATGCGAAAAATTGGATTTAAAATCAACTGACAAGGTCATTGAAATAGGCACCGGCTGGGGTGGTTTTGCAATATATGCAGCGCAGTATTATGGTTGTCATGTGACCACGACAACGATTTCTGATGAACAGCATGCTTATGTCAAAGCACGTATAGATCAATTGGGTTTATCATCTCAAATCACTTTGTTAAAACAGGATTATAGAGCGCTGGAAGGGCGTTTTGATAAGCTGGTATCAATAGAAATGATAGAAGCGGTTGGACACCAATTTTTAGATTGCTATACCAAGAAGATCAATGCACTGCTCAAGCCTGATGGTTTGGCATTGATTCAAGCCATCACCATCGAGGACAGCCGTTACCATCAGGCTTTAAAATCAGTTGATTTCATTAAGAAGCACATATTCCCTGGCAGTTTCATTCCTTGTGTTTCTGCCATCGTTTCTTCATTTGCCCAAACTGCGGATTTAAAATTAGTTAACTTAGAAGATTTTGGTGAAAGTTATGCCACCACGCTGCACCACTGGTCAGCGCGTTTTAAAAATCAAAAAGAAAAAATAACCGCGTTGGGTTATGACGAATACTTTCAGCGCATGTGGCTGTTCTATTTTGCTTATTGTGAAGGCGGATTTTTAGAACGTGCCATCAGTGATGTGCATGTTTTGATGGCTGGTCCAAAGAATCGACGGGCACCTATATTAGCCATTCAGTGA